The stretch of DNA aaaaatgcttgatcgatcctggatcctacgattccatcatagttgtagaatcttacgatcatgttaatttgaaaatttctaaagatgggatcataatacgatcctacgattttacgatccgattccataataaaaaaattaatatatatttttatataatgacagtGTAAACTcaaatttcgtgtaagttgtagaaacatgttcataCAATGACACTAAAATCATTAtttaccaatattttatgaataaatattaataaataagtgttttaattttcaattatatgtttttaccaaataaaaaattatatttagtgagtttgtagaatcttgcgattctacgattCGATCTTGCCctcccatcgatccaaagtagaatcccgatcctgacaacattgctcGTAATGTCACATTTTTATTTCTAGATAGTCTATCTTAACCATTGTACTAAGATATAAGAAAGGTATTCGGACATAGTGCCTAATGTCGATGTCATAACTCATAATCACATGGTTAGTTTGGTTTAAACTGCCAAACATACGTCGGGCCTTTGATCTACAAAGGTTATAATCACATGGCCGGTTTGGTTTAAACTTGCAAACATACGTCTGGCCTTTGATCTACAAAGAGTATAATCACATGGTTGATTTGGTTTAAATACTCCGTACAAATTAGGCAAACACACAAACAAGGACAAGCCATGAAAATAGTGTCGCTCCATATTTTCCATAAtattaaagctagagagatatGAAAAAGAAAAGTTGGCCGGGAAGAAAATAGGTTATTAGTGTTTCAGATATGTTTATATTTGATATGTTCATATATAAGTACGTtagtgttttttatttttattttgagatGCCGAGTGAATCCGCAGTCGCTATCTTTGATACGCATTGAATAAACTCCTAAATACacgtgatagcctgcaaaccacggACACCGGCAAGTTAACCACCCTTTTTCAGGAGGTGATAGATAAAGTTATTTTAATTTCTAAGATCATTAGGATCACCATATTATTATTTGTATAAAATTGTCCTAGGCATATATTTGTGAAACATTAACATGTAAAGTATAATGTATGTAACCTGTGAGCTCGAGTCCAAGAACAAGCTCTTGAAacggaagcaattcaagggtacactcACTCCCAAATGCACAATACACCACTTCACCCGACCCAAAACCAGCCAACCACGTATCAAATCGATCATCTAACTTAACCGATATCGGGTCAGGCAAGACAGGCCCGGCCGTTAGAACGGGTTTACCATACTTCTTCTCAAAAAACTCACAATAAACTCCTTCCATCTCCTTACATGTCTTGATACCAATGGCATCACTTTCTCTTATAGATTTCACAACCCTTTCAATTAAAGTCAACCCTCCCCCAAAGTCAACGTTAAAGGCCCCGGCAAAAGactttgcctcatgagccttgtGTTTCATAAATGGTGACGGAAATGACGGTAACGGGCTCATTAGGTGTGATTCCGGGATCAGGTCACCTATGGGGCTAGTCGCTGATAAATGAAATGTATAAGCTACTCTTACTAAAAGGGCGGAAAAGTAGTATATGGACTTGATCCCATGTTTATGGGCTAGCTCGGGTAGCCAACATGTAAAGTCAAAGAAAacaaagttgggtttaagagttAGTAAATGGGTCTCAATTGTGTCTTTAGTCATGTCCATCGCGGTCATGAGAAGGGGTCTGGCCTCTGTTGATATATCGTTGGTTGTCTCAGCTCCTACTGGGAACCCTTCAACCAATGGGAGCTCGATTGGGATGAAAGTAATTAACTCGGGATGATGATTTTGAGAAGTGAATCTTAGTTGTGTTTTGGGTGGGAGGAAAAAGGAAATTTTGTGACCTCTTTTGGCTAATTTGT from Silene latifolia isolate original U9 population chromosome 10, ASM4854445v1, whole genome shotgun sequence encodes:
- the LOC141606522 gene encoding UDP-glycosyltransferase 79B30-like; the protein is MSQNNDTPLHIAMYPWLAMGHITSFLRIGNKLAKRGHKISFFLPPKTQLRFTSQNHHPELITFIPIELPLVEGFPVGAETTNDISTEARPLLMTAMDMTKDTIETHLLTLKPNFVFFDFTCWLPELAHKHGIKSIYYFSALLVRVAYTFHLSATSPIGDLIPESHLMSPLPSFPSPFMKHKAHEAKSFAGAFNVDFGGGLTLIERVVKSIRESDAIGIKTCKEMEGVYCEFFEKKYGKPVLTAGPVLPDPISVKLDDRFDTWLAGFGSGEVVYCAFGSECTLELLPFQELVLGLELTGRPFLAALKPPRGYETIESALPEDFLKRTKGRGIVYGGWVQQQLILRHPSVGCFVTHCGAGSLSEVMVNNCQIVMIPNAVDQFMNARLMSLELRVGVEVDTREDDGFFFREAVREAVEAVMEVDSEVGREVRANHTKWREFILKDGVEETYISGFIQKLYELRFEL